One segment of Gemmatimonadales bacterium DNA contains the following:
- a CDS encoding phosphatase PAP2 family protein: MALAVSAPIAAEPARRGTLQPVDLLLLGYLGIVSVVALRRAPSQPECWWLLGAHALFLVLLALITRPQPGRLGQTLREIYPLLLLVGLYGELDVLNGLGATVHDATVQRWELALFGAQVSREWWQAVPSRFWSTVLHGAYFSYYLVVTLPALYFVCRGDLRAVRQFVLAVIATFVTCYLIFIFFPVAGPYYVFPPPAAWFTDNFPARLVYQTLATGSSYGAAFPSSHVAATVAAALAAKRHSTRLGLLLLMPTALLTVGVVYCQMHYGVDAIAGLLVGLVVAWATRKASDPVSWKPTGSPLVAPQAVTAQ; encoded by the coding sequence ATGGCTTTAGCCGTCAGCGCGCCGATCGCCGCGGAGCCCGCCCGGCGCGGGACGCTTCAGCCGGTAGACCTTCTATTGTTGGGCTACCTCGGCATCGTCTCGGTCGTGGCGCTGCGCCGGGCCCCCAGCCAGCCGGAGTGCTGGTGGCTCCTCGGCGCGCACGCGCTCTTTCTCGTGCTGCTCGCGTTGATCACCCGGCCTCAGCCGGGCCGTCTGGGCCAGACCCTGCGGGAGATCTATCCGTTGCTGCTGCTGGTCGGGCTGTACGGCGAGCTCGACGTGCTGAACGGTCTGGGCGCGACGGTCCATGACGCCACCGTGCAGCGCTGGGAGCTCGCGCTGTTCGGCGCTCAAGTGAGCCGCGAATGGTGGCAGGCGGTACCCAGCCGGTTCTGGTCGACCGTGCTGCACGGCGCCTACTTCTCTTATTACCTCGTGGTCACGCTCCCCGCGCTCTACTTCGTCTGTCGCGGCGACCTGCGTGCGGTACGCCAGTTCGTGCTTGCGGTGATCGCCACCTTCGTGACCTGCTATCTGATCTTCATCTTCTTTCCGGTGGCCGGACCGTACTACGTCTTCCCCCCACCGGCCGCGTGGTTCACCGACAATTTTCCCGCCCGCCTGGTGTACCAGACGCTGGCAACGGGAAGCTCGTACGGTGCCGCGTTCCCCAGCTCTCACGTGGCCGCCACCGTGGCCGCGGCCCTCGCCGCCAAGCGCCATTCCACCAGGCTCGGTCTGCTGCTCCTGATGCCGACCGCGCTGCTGACGGTCGGGGTCGTCTACTGCCAGATGCACTATGGGGTGGATGCGATTGCCGGGCTGCTGGTAGGGCTCGTCGTGGCCTGGGCCACCCGGAAAGCAAGCGACCCCGTGAGCTGGAAGCCCACGGGGTCGCCCCTGGTGGCGCCGCAGGCGGTTACTGCACAGTAA
- a CDS encoding NAD(P)-dependent oxidoreductase — protein MRALVTGATGFVGSHVTEALRRQGDEVTALARSARKAKLLAPLGVRVVPGDLHDAAALTRAVEGQDVIYHVAGVVAARNEADFLAANRDGTANLVAAAERAGRPRFVLVSSMAAVGPSARGQPHRGNEPPRPVTAYGRSKLAAEGVVTASSLPWTIVRPPMVYGPRDTEVYKVFRLARLRIAPVFGDGNQELSAVHGADLADALLAVARCAETAGRSYHACHPEVFTSASFVRTVAAVMGSSVALLRIPPSVGRVLLGITETAARLTGQTTILTTDKANEFFQSAWAASPAQLTGDTGWRAARDLRTGLAETYRWYRSAGWL, from the coding sequence ATGAGGGCGCTGGTGACCGGCGCCACCGGCTTTGTCGGCAGTCATGTGACCGAGGCGCTTCGCCGCCAGGGCGACGAGGTCACCGCGCTGGCCCGATCCGCCCGGAAGGCGAAGCTGCTTGCGCCACTCGGAGTGCGGGTCGTGCCTGGCGATCTGCATGACGCCGCGGCCCTGACCCGCGCCGTCGAGGGACAGGACGTGATCTACCATGTGGCCGGAGTGGTTGCCGCGAGGAATGAAGCCGACTTTCTCGCCGCCAACCGCGACGGCACCGCCAACCTGGTGGCCGCCGCGGAGCGCGCCGGCCGGCCGCGCTTCGTGCTGGTCTCGTCGATGGCGGCGGTGGGGCCGTCCGCCAGGGGACAACCGCACCGGGGCAACGAGCCGCCAAGACCGGTCACCGCCTACGGCCGGAGCAAGTTGGCGGCGGAGGGTGTGGTCACCGCCAGCTCGCTCCCCTGGACCATCGTTCGGCCGCCGATGGTCTACGGTCCGCGTGACACCGAGGTCTACAAGGTGTTCCGCCTCGCCCGGCTGCGAATCGCGCCGGTGTTCGGTGACGGCAACCAGGAGCTCAGTGCCGTCCACGGTGCCGACCTGGCCGACGCGCTGCTGGCCGTCGCGCGCTGTGCCGAGACCGCGGGGCGCAGCTATCACGCCTGCCACCCCGAAGTGTTCACCAGTGCCAGCTTCGTGCGAACGGTGGCAGCGGTCATGGGTAGCTCGGTGGCCCTCCTCCGCATCCCTCCGTCCGTTGGCCGTGTCCTGCTGGGCATCACGGAGACCGCGGCCCGTCTGACCGGTCAGACGACGATCCTCACCACCGACAAGGCCAACGAGTTTTTCCAGTCGGCATGGGCCGCCAGCCCTGCCCAGCTTACGGGAGACACCGGCTGGCGCGCCGCGCGGGACCTCCGCACCGGACTCGCCGAGACCTATCGCTGGTATCGGAGCGCGGGATGGCTTTAG
- a CDS encoding plastocyanin/azurin family copper-binding protein → MRATSFVAGLAVIVAACGGEKKAPDQATTTSTTTPEQQQAPAAAPAATGATHDVTMELQGSTYKFDPAQLTIKSGDVVQFHNKSGGPHNVSFWGDSIPKGAEDKLKAGMPDQMGPLQGPLLAEQDAVYKVSFAGAPAGEYKFYCLPHLALGMHGKITVQ, encoded by the coding sequence ATGCGAGCGACATCCTTCGTGGCTGGGCTAGCCGTCATTGTGGCGGCCTGCGGCGGCGAGAAGAAGGCTCCAGATCAGGCGACAACCACCAGCACCACCACGCCCGAGCAGCAGCAGGCTCCCGCTGCCGCTCCCGCCGCCACCGGGGCGACGCATGACGTGACCATGGAGCTCCAGGGCTCCACCTACAAGTTCGATCCGGCGCAGCTCACCATCAAGAGCGGCGACGTCGTGCAGTTCCACAACAAGAGTGGTGGTCCCCACAACGTCTCGTTCTGGGGCGACAGCATCCCCAAGGGCGCCGAGGACAAGCTGAAGGCCGGCATGCCCGATCAGATGGGCCCGCTGCAGGGCCCGCTGCTCGCCGAGCAGGATGCGGTCTACAAGGTCAGCTTCGCCGGCGCGCCGGCGGGGGAGTACAAGTTCTACTGCCTGCCTCACCTCGCGCTGGGTATGCACGGCAAGATTACTGTGCAGTAA
- a CDS encoding aminotransferase class I/II-fold pyridoxal phosphate-dependent enzyme: protein MDTQELQQVALFEKCRQFTKARELKAVGLYPYFNPISESEDTVVVIDGQRRIMLGSNNYLGLTHHPKVLEAASRALSRYGSGCTGSRFLNGTLDLHEQLEGALADFLGKEACLVFSTGYSANLGLISGLVGRGEVVYLDKLDHASIVDGAKLSYGETERFNHGDLANLERRLERNANGRGSMIVVDGVYSMEGNIADVPGLVRVARKYGAALALDDAHALGVLGPNGEGTAAHFGMTDEVDIIAGTFSKSLASIGGFVAASDSVVHYLKHHSRPLIFTASLPPANTAGVLAALQVLQDEPERRERLWANTRRLHQGFRGLGFEIGPTETPIVPVLIGPLEKTFLMWRRLFDAGVFTNPVAPPAVPASQCRLRTSLMATHTFEQIDFALEQFHRIGRDLGVI from the coding sequence GTGGACACACAAGAGCTTCAACAGGTTGCGCTCTTCGAGAAGTGCCGGCAGTTCACCAAAGCGCGAGAGCTGAAGGCGGTCGGCCTCTATCCGTACTTCAATCCGATCTCGGAGTCGGAAGACACCGTGGTCGTCATCGATGGGCAGAGGCGCATCATGCTGGGGTCGAACAACTACCTCGGCTTGACCCACCACCCCAAGGTCCTCGAGGCCGCCTCGCGCGCGCTCAGCCGCTATGGCTCCGGCTGTACCGGCAGCCGCTTCCTCAACGGCACCCTCGACCTGCACGAACAGCTGGAGGGCGCCCTGGCCGACTTCCTCGGCAAGGAAGCCTGCCTGGTCTTCTCCACCGGGTACTCGGCCAACCTGGGACTCATCTCCGGGCTGGTGGGCCGTGGCGAGGTCGTCTATCTCGACAAGCTGGATCACGCCTCCATCGTCGACGGCGCCAAGCTCTCCTATGGGGAGACCGAGCGCTTCAACCATGGGGACCTGGCCAATCTCGAGCGGCGGCTGGAGCGGAACGCCAACGGTCGGGGATCGATGATCGTGGTGGACGGCGTCTACTCCATGGAAGGCAACATCGCCGACGTGCCCGGCCTGGTCCGGGTGGCCCGGAAGTACGGAGCCGCGCTGGCCCTGGACGACGCGCACGCACTCGGAGTGCTGGGGCCCAACGGAGAGGGCACCGCGGCGCACTTCGGCATGACCGACGAGGTGGACATCATCGCCGGCACCTTCTCCAAGTCGCTGGCCTCGATCGGCGGCTTCGTGGCGGCCTCCGACAGCGTGGTGCATTACCTCAAGCACCACAGCCGCCCGCTCATCTTCACCGCCTCGCTCCCCCCGGCCAACACGGCCGGCGTGCTGGCGGCCCTGCAGGTGCTGCAGGACGAGCCCGAGCGTCGGGAGCGTCTCTGGGCCAACACCCGGCGGCTGCACCAGGGCTTCCGCGGTCTGGGCTTCGAGATCGGTCCCACCGAGACCCCCATCGTGCCCGTGCTCATCGGCCCGCTGGAGAAGACCTTCCTCATGTGGCGGCGACTGTTCGACGCCGGGGTGTTCACCAACCCGGTAGCGCCACCCGCCGTCCCGGCCTCTCAGTGCCGGCTCCGCACCAGCCTGATGGCGACCCACACGTTCGAGCAGATCGACTTCGCGCTCGAGCAGTTCCATCGCATCGGCCGCGACCTGGGGGTCATTTGA
- a CDS encoding molybdopterin-dependent oxidoreductase, producing MTDVTPESPMDRRKFLTVLGVTGGGAMALTGCSTSGVEKLVPYLVQSEDQIPGLATWYAGTCTECSTGCGVHVRTREGRAVKLEGNPEHPVNQGKLCARGQAALQGLYNPSRLKGPMARNPAGGFKEITWDEAIGQLAGKLTAAGGKVAVISGAGRGTFSDLLADWTAALGGRLVRYDSFDHEPLRAANRQVFGIDKLPAHDFAKAKYIVSFGADFLETWLAPIENQRGFAQSHGFSSGDMAKFVYASSRMDLTGLNADEWLALRPGTETALALAMAHLVAAERGAPAAVTAALAQFTPGMAAQETGIPAPRIEQLAREFAAARPSLAVAGGAGAQHAGAVELCAAVNLLNFVAGNVGETVRFGADLGSGDGYGALDKLATAAAAGEVAVLLVHEANPVYTVPKASGFADRFRKAGFKVSTSMFLDETSRLCDLILPQHHALERWDDLTPRAGVRSLMQPVMQPVFNTMATGDLLLRVSQKAGGALAAFNAPSYEAHLRSRWQTIATQHGAPDAEEYWRQALQRGGVFDAVVGGPEVTLAAGAAQMAYTKPAFEGNGAFVFAAYPHGLLHDGRGANKPWLLENADPVTKITWHSWVELHPDAAARLDVRDGEIVRLTSPHGQIEAPVFIYPGVHPDVVAVPLGLGHTEYGAFAQGRGVNALDLLGASKGEFIPYVSTRVAVTKTGEYKKLASVAGVPRQLGRGIAEAIPLAAARKGLTIEQAYLEEGEGESELKVERELPALKGWSEEQHQATQYGNYPGDHPQWGMAIDLAKCTGCQACVTACYAENNIPTVGEAEILRGREMTWMRIERYWEGGEAPGEPISARFIPMLCQHCANAPCEPVCPVYAAYHTPDGLNAQVYNRCVGTRYCANNCPYKVRYFNWYKYNEMAWPEPLNLQLNPDVTVRARGVMEKCTFCIQRIRGAQNQARLENRTMRDGEFTTACAQACPSDAIVFGNVVDPSSRVAALKKDPRGYRVLEEVNTRSAITYLAKVLQPVEA from the coding sequence ATGACGGATGTCACTCCGGAATCACCGATGGATCGCCGGAAGTTCCTGACCGTTCTGGGGGTCACCGGCGGGGGAGCGATGGCCCTCACCGGCTGCTCCACCAGCGGAGTGGAAAAGCTGGTGCCCTATCTGGTCCAGTCCGAGGACCAGATCCCCGGCCTGGCCACATGGTACGCCGGCACCTGCACCGAGTGCTCGACCGGATGCGGAGTCCACGTGCGGACCCGGGAAGGCCGCGCCGTCAAGCTGGAGGGCAACCCGGAGCACCCGGTGAATCAGGGGAAGCTCTGCGCCCGGGGCCAGGCCGCGCTCCAGGGTCTCTACAATCCGAGCCGGCTCAAGGGGCCGATGGCCCGGAACCCCGCGGGGGGCTTCAAGGAGATCACCTGGGACGAGGCGATCGGCCAGCTCGCGGGAAAACTGACGGCGGCCGGCGGCAAAGTGGCGGTGATCTCCGGCGCCGGCCGAGGCACGTTCTCCGACCTGCTGGCCGACTGGACCGCCGCGCTGGGCGGGAGACTGGTGCGGTACGACTCCTTCGATCACGAGCCGCTCCGGGCCGCCAACCGCCAGGTCTTCGGCATCGACAAGCTGCCGGCGCACGATTTCGCCAAGGCCAAATACATCGTGTCGTTCGGGGCGGACTTCCTGGAGACCTGGCTGGCGCCGATCGAGAACCAGCGGGGCTTCGCCCAGTCGCACGGCTTCAGCAGCGGCGACATGGCGAAGTTCGTCTACGCCTCCTCGCGGATGGATCTCACCGGCCTCAACGCCGACGAGTGGCTCGCCCTCCGTCCCGGGACCGAGACCGCGCTCGCCCTGGCGATGGCGCACCTGGTCGCCGCGGAGCGGGGCGCCCCGGCGGCGGTGACTGCCGCGCTCGCCCAGTTCACCCCCGGCATGGCGGCGCAGGAGACCGGCATCCCCGCGCCCCGGATCGAGCAGCTGGCCCGCGAGTTCGCCGCGGCGCGGCCGAGCCTCGCGGTGGCTGGCGGCGCCGGAGCGCAGCACGCCGGGGCGGTCGAGCTCTGCGCCGCGGTCAACCTGCTCAACTTTGTCGCGGGCAACGTCGGCGAGACCGTGCGCTTCGGTGCCGACCTTGGCTCGGGAGATGGCTACGGCGCGCTGGATAAGCTGGCCACCGCGGCGGCGGCCGGCGAGGTGGCCGTGCTGCTGGTGCACGAGGCCAACCCGGTGTACACCGTGCCCAAGGCGAGCGGCTTCGCCGACCGGTTCCGCAAGGCGGGATTCAAGGTCTCGACCTCGATGTTTCTGGACGAGACCAGCAGGCTCTGCGATCTGATCCTCCCGCAGCATCACGCACTCGAGCGGTGGGACGACCTGACGCCGCGGGCCGGGGTACGCAGCCTGATGCAGCCGGTGATGCAACCGGTATTCAACACCATGGCCACCGGCGACCTGCTGCTCCGGGTCTCGCAGAAGGCGGGCGGGGCGCTGGCCGCGTTCAATGCGCCCTCCTACGAGGCGCACCTGCGGAGCCGCTGGCAGACCATCGCGACCCAGCATGGCGCGCCGGACGCGGAGGAATACTGGCGCCAGGCGCTGCAACGCGGCGGCGTGTTCGATGCCGTGGTCGGCGGTCCGGAAGTGACGCTTGCGGCGGGCGCCGCCCAGATGGCCTATACCAAGCCGGCATTCGAGGGCAACGGTGCGTTCGTCTTCGCCGCCTACCCACACGGGCTGCTGCACGATGGCCGCGGGGCCAACAAGCCCTGGCTGCTGGAGAACGCCGACCCGGTCACCAAGATCACCTGGCACTCCTGGGTCGAGCTCCATCCTGACGCCGCTGCCAGGCTCGATGTCCGCGACGGGGAGATCGTCCGCCTGACCTCCCCTCACGGACAGATCGAGGCTCCGGTCTTCATCTATCCGGGGGTGCATCCCGATGTCGTGGCCGTGCCGCTCGGGCTGGGCCACACGGAGTACGGCGCCTTCGCGCAGGGACGGGGTGTCAACGCACTCGACCTGCTGGGCGCGTCCAAGGGCGAGTTCATCCCGTACGTCTCGACTCGAGTCGCGGTCACCAAGACGGGCGAGTACAAGAAGCTCGCCAGCGTGGCCGGAGTCCCCCGGCAGCTGGGCCGGGGCATCGCCGAAGCGATCCCACTCGCCGCGGCACGCAAGGGGCTCACGATCGAGCAGGCCTACCTGGAGGAGGGCGAGGGGGAGAGCGAGCTCAAAGTCGAGCGTGAGCTGCCGGCGCTCAAGGGCTGGAGCGAGGAGCAGCACCAGGCCACCCAGTACGGCAACTACCCCGGCGACCATCCCCAGTGGGGCATGGCGATCGACCTGGCCAAGTGCACCGGCTGCCAGGCGTGCGTCACCGCGTGCTACGCGGAGAACAACATCCCGACGGTGGGCGAGGCAGAGATTCTTCGCGGGCGGGAGATGACCTGGATGCGCATCGAGCGGTACTGGGAGGGCGGCGAAGCGCCCGGCGAGCCGATCTCCGCGCGCTTCATTCCCATGCTCTGCCAGCACTGCGCCAACGCGCCGTGCGAGCCGGTGTGCCCGGTGTACGCCGCCTATCACACGCCGGACGGACTCAACGCGCAGGTGTACAACCGCTGCGTGGGCACCCGCTACTGCGCCAACAACTGCCCCTACAAGGTGCGCTACTTCAACTGGTACAAGTACAACGAGATGGCCTGGCCGGAGCCGCTCAACCTGCAGCTCAACCCGGACGTGACCGTGCGGGCGCGCGGGGTGATGGAGAAGTGCACCTTCTGCATCCAGCGCATCCGCGGCGCCCAGAACCAGGCCCGGCTGGAGAATCGCACCATGCGGGACGGCGAGTTCACCACCGCCTGCGCCCAGGCCTGCCCGTCGGACGCCATCGTCTTCGGGAACGTGGTCGACCCGTCGAGCCGGGTGGCCGCCCTCAAGAAGGATCCGCGAGGGTACCGCGTGCTGGAGGAGGTCAACACCCGCTCGGCGATCACCTACCTCGCCAAGGTCCTGCAGCCGGTGGAGGCATAA
- a CDS encoding DUF3341 domain-containing protein — protein sequence MRRTPRRVPGLLASFVHVDAAADAIRALRARGHRNLVVYSAAPNHEIEEALDHSVSPVRLFTLIGGLTGCAAGFGMTLWMSFDWPTLVGGKPIGSIPPYVVIAFELTILLGALSTVAGLALFSVLMGKRGIAYDPKYSDDQIGVFVPSGADQLGSLEQLLRSAGAVEVRHEAA from the coding sequence ATGAGGCGGACCCCCCGCCGGGTGCCCGGACTGCTGGCGTCGTTCGTCCATGTGGACGCCGCGGCCGATGCCATTCGAGCGTTGCGCGCGCGGGGTCACCGGAATCTGGTGGTCTACTCGGCGGCTCCCAACCACGAGATCGAGGAGGCGCTCGATCACTCGGTGAGCCCGGTGCGGCTGTTCACCCTCATCGGCGGCCTCACCGGCTGCGCCGCGGGCTTCGGCATGACGCTCTGGATGTCCTTCGACTGGCCCACCCTGGTCGGCGGCAAGCCGATCGGCTCGATCCCGCCATACGTGGTGATCGCCTTCGAGCTGACCATCCTGCTCGGCGCCCTCAGCACGGTGGCGGGCCTCGCACTGTTCAGCGTGCTGATGGGCAAGCGCGGGATCGCCTACGATCCCAAGTACAGCGACGACCAGATCGGGGTGTTCGTTCCCAGCGGCGCCGACCAGCTCGGCTCGCTGGAGCAACTGCTCCGCTCGGCGGGAGCGGTGGAGGTGCGTCATGAAGCCGCGTGA
- a CDS encoding cytochrome c — protein MKPREPRWASLAVRTALLAALSLGAGGCDWWYDRVPSPDDLWHIIPVLDHMIRARYVHPYQTAGVPRYTPAGAVPVSGGEPDWSGEWVTGKTTTADALKNPYAAASGGHASPPGPSVAVIPRDVDAAGDTLFHTYCSVCHGPGGAANGTVTSRIGAPSLLTGRARGYSDGYIYSIIRYGRGVMPRYGDKVYLPSDRWAIVNHVRKLQAETPAGPEPAGAEKGIPPTASATGSTGEVAP, from the coding sequence ATGAAGCCGCGTGAGCCGCGCTGGGCCTCGCTCGCCGTGCGGACCGCGCTCCTGGCCGCGCTGAGTCTGGGCGCGGGCGGGTGCGACTGGTGGTACGATCGGGTGCCCTCCCCGGACGATCTCTGGCACATCATTCCGGTACTGGATCACATGATCCGTGCGCGCTACGTGCATCCCTACCAGACCGCCGGTGTGCCGCGGTACACGCCGGCGGGCGCCGTCCCGGTCAGCGGCGGTGAGCCGGACTGGTCGGGCGAGTGGGTCACCGGGAAGACGACCACGGCCGACGCGCTCAAGAACCCCTACGCGGCGGCCTCCGGCGGGCACGCCTCTCCGCCGGGGCCGAGCGTGGCGGTCATCCCCCGGGACGTCGACGCCGCGGGCGATACCCTGTTCCATACCTATTGCTCCGTGTGTCACGGGCCGGGTGGCGCCGCCAACGGCACGGTCACCTCCCGCATCGGCGCGCCGTCCCTCCTCACCGGCCGCGCCCGCGGATACAGCGACGGGTACATCTACAGCATCATTCGTTACGGTCGAGGCGTCATGCCGCGCTACGGCGACAAGGTGTACCTGCCCAGTGACCGCTGGGCCATCGTAAACCACGTGCGCAAGCTGCAGGCGGAGACGCCGGCCGGGCCCGAGCCGGCGGGAGCGGAGAAGGGGATTCCGCCGACCGCCAGCGCCACCGGGTCGACCGGCGAGGTGGCGCCATGA
- a CDS encoding zf-HC2 domain-containing protein: protein MRHIPEEELHAYLDQGLSRTQCVEIESHLADCASCRAQRDGIAALRDRTTALLARLAPPRKPMPVFESLRKRAAEEASMRRRRLQRAAWAASLVAAVGLGWGASALLRPGSTRLQEGNTRRPRATAAVPSAASRPPIQAVTPAPARMVHDSVRPSRPVTKVATRTTPPERPAAQDRSAALAVLDLAPAPELSRLDPPRSGSEEFGGMWRTLSWDGAQAEAGKPLPRIEGLPVVQVQIQSGQQGTRPVTVVAQQLASGQVIRTIEGSATDVSHLLSVRAGGDPESLTVRSDSNPDGARPTDQAMAMQVGDRMLAITGALPPDSLRAMIRRLNAEMRTK, encoded by the coding sequence ATGCGTCACATTCCTGAAGAAGAGCTGCACGCCTATCTGGATCAGGGGCTGAGCCGGACGCAGTGCGTCGAGATCGAAAGCCATCTCGCCGACTGCGCCTCGTGTCGGGCCCAGCGGGATGGCATTGCCGCTCTCCGGGACAGGACCACGGCGCTTCTGGCCCGGCTGGCACCGCCCCGCAAGCCGATGCCGGTGTTCGAGAGTCTGCGGAAGCGGGCAGCGGAGGAAGCGTCCATGCGGCGCCGTCGCCTGCAGCGAGCGGCCTGGGCCGCGAGTCTGGTGGCCGCGGTCGGCTTGGGCTGGGGCGCCAGCGCACTCCTCAGGCCTGGCTCGACCCGCCTGCAGGAGGGCAACACCCGCCGCCCTCGCGCGACGGCTGCGGTCCCCTCCGCGGCGTCTCGCCCGCCGATCCAGGCGGTCACCCCAGCCCCGGCGCGGATGGTCCACGATTCCGTGCGGCCGTCCAGGCCGGTCACCAAGGTCGCCACCCGCACTACCCCGCCGGAGCGCCCGGCCGCGCAGGACCGCTCGGCCGCGCTGGCCGTGCTCGATCTCGCACCCGCTCCTGAGCTCAGCAGACTGGACCCGCCCCGCTCCGGGAGCGAGGAGTTCGGCGGCATGTGGCGGACGCTGTCCTGGGATGGGGCGCAGGCGGAGGCCGGGAAGCCCCTGCCCCGCATCGAGGGACTACCGGTGGTGCAGGTGCAGATTCAGTCGGGCCAGCAGGGGACTCGCCCGGTGACCGTGGTGGCGCAACAGCTCGCGTCGGGGCAGGTCATTCGCACGATCGAGGGCTCCGCCACCGACGTCTCCCACTTGCTCTCGGTCCGCGCCGGCGGCGATCCCGAATCGCTCACGGTCCGCAGCGATTCCAACCCCGATGGCGCGCGGCCCACCGACCAGGCCATGGCCATGCAGGTCGGCGACCGGATGCTCGCGATCACCGGCGCGCTTCCACCCGACAGCCTGCGCGCCATGATCCGCCGGCTGAACGCGGAGATGCGTACCAAGTAG
- the nrfD gene encoding NrfD/PsrC family molybdoenzyme membrane anchor subunit: MAVVAEPKLPTSVHGDLVITQTHADVTNDVVGTLSRPTRGYLILLFGAVSLFLVGVLTFLTLVKDGLGHAGYNPPIFWSVYITTFVFWIGIGHAGTLISAILFLFRSPWRTAVYRSTEAMTVFAVMTAGLFPIIHIGRQWIFYWLLPYPNQRYLWPNFKSPLIWDVFAISTYLTVSTVFLVLGLVPDVSAVRDKVGGWRRSVYSLTAVGWQGTDNQWRHYSRAYLYLAALATPLVLSVHSVVSWDFASSIVPGWHGTIFAPYFVAGAIYSGLGMVLTLIIPLRRALRIEHMITPYHFDNLGKLTLFTGSILFYAYSMEYFVAWYSGSPFEQTTFFLRPFGPMWWAGWSMIICNAFVSQLLWFKKIRTNLTSLFVISIFVNIGMWFERYVIIASSLSNDYIPWAWSGMNPTWADWGILAGSFGWFGMWFLLFAKSFPIVAIQEIKEMIPMPRLRGGHH; this comes from the coding sequence ATGGCCGTCGTTGCCGAACCGAAATTGCCGACCAGCGTCCACGGCGACCTGGTCATCACCCAGACGCACGCCGACGTCACCAACGACGTCGTGGGGACGCTGAGCCGGCCGACGCGGGGATACCTGATCCTGCTGTTCGGCGCGGTCTCCCTCTTCCTGGTCGGCGTGCTCACCTTCCTGACGCTGGTCAAGGACGGCCTGGGGCACGCCGGGTACAACCCGCCGATCTTCTGGAGCGTGTACATCACCACGTTCGTGTTCTGGATCGGTATCGGCCATGCGGGCACGCTCATCTCCGCCATTCTCTTTCTCTTCCGGTCGCCGTGGCGGACGGCGGTCTACCGCTCCACCGAGGCCATGACCGTGTTCGCGGTCATGACCGCGGGACTGTTCCCGATCATCCACATCGGACGGCAGTGGATCTTCTACTGGCTGCTTCCCTATCCCAACCAGCGGTACCTCTGGCCCAACTTCAAATCGCCGCTGATCTGGGACGTGTTCGCGATCTCCACCTACCTCACGGTGTCGACCGTCTTCCTGGTCCTCGGGCTGGTTCCGGACGTCTCGGCGGTGCGGGACAAGGTGGGCGGCTGGCGGAGGTCGGTCTATTCGCTCACGGCGGTGGGATGGCAGGGCACCGACAACCAGTGGCGGCACTACTCGCGGGCCTACCTCTATCTGGCCGCCCTGGCCACGCCGCTGGTGCTCTCGGTCCACTCGGTGGTGTCGTGGGACTTCGCCTCCTCCATCGTTCCCGGGTGGCACGGCACCATCTTCGCTCCCTACTTCGTGGCCGGAGCCATCTACTCCGGCCTCGGCATGGTGCTCACCCTGATCATCCCGCTTCGCCGGGCGCTCCGGATCGAGCACATGATCACCCCGTATCACTTCGACAATCTGGGCAAGCTGACCCTGTTTACCGGCTCGATCCTGTTCTACGCCTACAGCATGGAATACTTCGTCGCCTGGTACAGCGGCAGCCCATTCGAGCAGACCACCTTCTTCCTGCGGCCCTTCGGCCCGATGTGGTGGGCGGGGTGGAGCATGATCATCTGCAACGCTTTCGTGTCGCAGCTCCTGTGGTTCAAGAAAATCCGGACCAACCTGACCTCGCTGTTCGTGATCTCGATTTTCGTCAATATCGGGATGTGGTTCGAGCGCTACGTCATCATCGCCTCCTCGCTCAGCAACGATTACATCCCGTGGGCCTGGTCCGGCATGAACCCGACCTGGGCGGACTGGGGCATCCTCGCCGGCTCCTTCGGCTGGTTCGGGATGTGGTTCCTGCTGTTCGCCAAGAGCTTCCCGATCGTCGCGATCCAGGAGATCAAGGAGATGATCCCCATGCCGCGGCTACGGGGAGGACACCACTGA
- a CDS encoding sigma-70 family RNA polymerase sigma factor: MPDELEQLYLSTYTAVVRFLYRKVWDAERAEDLAQEVFVRALSHRPDKPRAWVFAVAANLARDEARAAVRRRRHLTLLKGDPIAQPTLTPAPDDTVEHDEQIASVQEALNTLTPRDREILLLWDAGLSYPEIATQTGLAVGAVGTTLARARKRLVDAHDRQHRRTGTDASHS, from the coding sequence GTGCCCGACGAGCTTGAACAGCTTTACCTGAGCACCTATACGGCGGTCGTGCGCTTCCTGTATCGGAAGGTCTGGGACGCGGAGCGGGCCGAGGACCTGGCCCAGGAGGTCTTCGTCCGGGCCCTCTCGCACCGGCCGGACAAGCCCCGTGCCTGGGTGTTCGCGGTCGCCGCCAACCTGGCACGCGACGAAGCCAGAGCGGCGGTCCGCCGCCGGCGCCATCTGACCCTCCTGAAGGGCGATCCCATCGCCCAGCCCACCCTGACCCCCGCTCCAGACGATACCGTCGAGCACGACGAGCAGATTGCCTCGGTGCAGGAGGCGCTCAACACATTGACGCCGCGCGACCGGGAGATTCTCCTGCTGTGGGACGCGGGGCTGAGCTATCCGGAGATCGCCACCCAGACCGGGTTAGCGGTGGGAGCGGTCGGCACTACGCTGGCCCGCGCCCGGAAGCGTCTGGTGGACGCGCACGACCGGCAACATCGGCGGACAGGAACCGATGCGTCACATTCCTGA